From Sardina pilchardus chromosome 9, fSarPil1.1, whole genome shotgun sequence, a single genomic window includes:
- the inka1b gene encoding PAK4-inhibitor inka2 has product MLCLQNSGDCFRDQMRYMMRSLQDLKQIRDPCEAAGGGGVGCRPLAVSRLSQKRALHRERLSRLRISDASDASTYDSACCLASPLEEEEEEGGGGGGGGGGGGGGGGRLAQGSPSSEKSLEFDSGYSEASWQDEGVVLRRTRNVRVSASACVRTNRIRPKSTSDACLERWTSFEASDPEDWTTSLLTRGRNRQPLVLGDNSFADLIKNWMDLPECPETPQVRPNAGRRLAKDFLGNVRRRLAGMSKVTEGRGKAMDTSAKRLSCPVGVQAQKPFFHQSHTGLHQLGTDYYQFSALMKSGSRQPIICNDIIGYI; this is encoded by the exons ATG CTGTGCCTGCAGAACTCCGGCGACTGCTTCCGCGACCAGATGCGCTACATGATGCGCTCGCTGCAGGACCTCAAGCAGATCAGGGACCCGTGCGAGGCGGCTGGCGGTGGCGGCGTGGGCTGCCGGCCCTTGGCCGTGTCCCGCCTCAGCCAGAAGAGGGCGCTGCACCGGGAGCGGCTGAGCCGCCTGCGCATCTCCGACGCCAGCGACGCCAGCACCTACGACTCGGCCTGCTGCCTGGCCAGCCcgctggaggaagaggaggaagagggtggcggcggaggtggaggaggaggaggtggtggaggaggaggaggaagactggCCCAGGGCTCCCCCAGCAGCGAGAAGAGCCTGGAGTTCGACTCGGGCTACTCCGAGGCGTCGTGGCAGGACGAGGGCGTGGTGCTGCGGCGGACGCGGAACGTGCGGGTCTCGGCGTCGGCCTGCGTGCGCACCAACCGCATCCGGCCCAAGTCCACGTCGGACGCGTGCCTGGAGCGCTGGACGTCCTTCGAGGCCAGCGACCCCGAGGACTGGACCACGTCGCTGCTGACGCGCGGGCGCAACCGCCAGCCGCTGGTGCTCGGCGACAACAGCTTCGCCGACCTCATCAAGAACTGGATGGACCTTCCCGAGTGCCCCGAGACCCCGCAGGTCCGGCCGAACGCCGGTCGCCGGCTCGCCAAAGACTTCCTGGGTAACGTGCGGCGGAGGCTGGCTGGGATGTCCAAGGTGACCGAGGGGCGAGGCAAAGCTATGGACACAAGCGCCAAAAGACTGTCCTGCCCTGTGGGTGTGCAGGCACAGAAACCCTTCTTTCACCAGTCGCATACAGGACTACACCAACTCGGAACAGACTACTACCAGTTCAGTGCCCTCATGAAGTCTGGCAGCAGACAGCCAATCATATGCAATGATATCATTGGATATATCTGA